One Peromyscus leucopus breed LL Stock chromosome 20, UCI_PerLeu_2.1, whole genome shotgun sequence genomic region harbors:
- the Txn2 gene encoding thioredoxin, mitochondrial isoform X1, whose amino-acid sequence METHFKRAIDDRMAQRLLLRRFLTSIVPRKPPQGGWASLASRTLQTPKYSPGGLTGTPSPARTLHTTRVCSTTFNVQDGPDFQDRVVNSETPVVVDFHAQWCGPCKILGPRLEKMVAKQHGKVVMAKVDIDDHTDLAIEYEVSAVPTVLAIKNGDVVDKFVGIKDEDQLEAFLKKLIG is encoded by the exons ATGGAAACGCACTTTAAAAGAGCGATCGACGACAGA atggctcagcggcttCTCCTGAGGAGGTTCCTGACCTCAATCGTCCCCAGGAAGCCACCTCAGGGTGGATGGGCTTCCCTCGCCTCTAGAACTCTGCAGACCCCAAAGTACAGTCCTGGTGGTCTGACGGGAACACCCAGCCCAGCCAGGACATTACACACCACCAGAGTCTGTTCAACAACCTTTAACGTCCAGGATGGACCTGACTTCCAAGACAGAGTTGTCAACAGTGAGACGCCAGTTGTTGTGGATTTTCATGCACA GTGGTGTGGCCCCTGTAAGATCCTAGGACCACGGTTAGAAAAGATGGTGGCCAAGCAGCATGGGAAGGTGGTGATGGCCAAAGTGGACATTGACGACCACACGGACCTTGCCATCGAGTACGAG GTATCGGCTGTGCCTACAGTGCTGGCCATCAAGAACGGAGATGTGGTGGACAAGTTTGTGGGCATCAAGGACGAGGACCAGCTGGAAGCTTTcctaaagaagctgattggctga
- the Txn2 gene encoding thioredoxin, mitochondrial isoform X3 yields the protein METHFKRAIDDRMAQRLLLRRFLTSIVPRKPPQGGWASLASRTLQTPKYSPGGLTGTPSPARTLHTTRVCSTTFNVQDGPDFQDRVVNSETPVVVDFHAQWCGPCKILGPRLEKMVAKQHGKVVMAKVDIDDHTDLAIEYEVCNKELYVTPLPLL from the exons ATGGAAACGCACTTTAAAAGAGCGATCGACGACAGA atggctcagcggcttCTCCTGAGGAGGTTCCTGACCTCAATCGTCCCCAGGAAGCCACCTCAGGGTGGATGGGCTTCCCTCGCCTCTAGAACTCTGCAGACCCCAAAGTACAGTCCTGGTGGTCTGACGGGAACACCCAGCCCAGCCAGGACATTACACACCACCAGAGTCTGTTCAACAACCTTTAACGTCCAGGATGGACCTGACTTCCAAGACAGAGTTGTCAACAGTGAGACGCCAGTTGTTGTGGATTTTCATGCACA GTGGTGTGGCCCCTGTAAGATCCTAGGACCACGGTTAGAAAAGATGGTGGCCAAGCAGCATGGGAAGGTGGTGATGGCCAAAGTGGACATTGACGACCACACGGACCTTGCCATCGAGTACGAG GTCTGTAATAAAGAACTTTATGTGACCCCTCTACCTTTGCTGTGA
- the Txn2 gene encoding thioredoxin, mitochondrial isoform X2 encodes MAQRLLLRRFLTSIVPRKPPQGGWASLASRTLQTPKYSPGGLTGTPSPARTLHTTRVCSTTFNVQDGPDFQDRVVNSETPVVVDFHAQWCGPCKILGPRLEKMVAKQHGKVVMAKVDIDDHTDLAIEYEVSAVPTVLAIKNGDVVDKFVGIKDEDQLEAFLKKLIG; translated from the exons atggctcagcggcttCTCCTGAGGAGGTTCCTGACCTCAATCGTCCCCAGGAAGCCACCTCAGGGTGGATGGGCTTCCCTCGCCTCTAGAACTCTGCAGACCCCAAAGTACAGTCCTGGTGGTCTGACGGGAACACCCAGCCCAGCCAGGACATTACACACCACCAGAGTCTGTTCAACAACCTTTAACGTCCAGGATGGACCTGACTTCCAAGACAGAGTTGTCAACAGTGAGACGCCAGTTGTTGTGGATTTTCATGCACA GTGGTGTGGCCCCTGTAAGATCCTAGGACCACGGTTAGAAAAGATGGTGGCCAAGCAGCATGGGAAGGTGGTGATGGCCAAAGTGGACATTGACGACCACACGGACCTTGCCATCGAGTACGAG GTATCGGCTGTGCCTACAGTGCTGGCCATCAAGAACGGAGATGTGGTGGACAAGTTTGTGGGCATCAAGGACGAGGACCAGCTGGAAGCTTTcctaaagaagctgattggctga